In Streptomyces paludis, the genomic stretch TCCACCCGGATCACCAACGAGGTCGCCGACGTCAACCGGGTGGTCCTCGACGTGACGAGCAAGCCGCCGGGGACCATCGAGTGGGAGTAGCCCCTCCCGGGCCCTCCCGCCGAGGGTCAACGCCGACGCCGTCGCTCATTCGTTTGGGTGGCGGCGTCGACGTATCCCCTGGGTACGCTGCTGGTAGAGGTCAGACTCCGACGTATGGGAGTAATCATGAGCGCCGCACCTGAGCACGGGCTGGAACCGCGTTATGAGTGGCCGATCCCGCCCGCCGGGGGCTGGACCGCAGATGACCTCGACCGGATTCCGGGCCTCCCGCCGCATGCTGAGCTGATCGACGGGAGCCTTGTCCTGATGAGTCCGCAGACCCGATTTCATATGCGCACCATGCGTCTGCTGGAGAACATCCTTCTCGATCAGGTGCCCGATGACCTCGACGTCGACCGTGAGATGACCATCAGGATCGACGCCAAGAACCGCCCGGAGCCGGACATCCTGGTGTTCCTGGCAGAGGGGGCCACCGGCCCGAGGCAGACCTGGCACCGGCCGGAGGACATCGTTCTCGCCATCGAAGTCGTCTCCGAGGACTCTTTGGAGCGCGACCGCGATGTGAAGCCCCGCAAGTACGCGGAAGCGGGGGTACGGCACTTCTGGCGTGTGGAGGAGGAGCGCGGTCTGCCCGTCGTCTACAGCTATGAACGTGACCCGGCCACGCAGGTGTATGTACCGACCGGTATTCACCGTGAGCGGCTTGTGCTGAAAGAGCCATTTCCGATCGAGATCGATCTGACGGCGGTCAACCGGCGCCGTTCCGCGGAGGGCTGAGTCCGCCGGGGCAACACCGTAATGATGTTGTCACCCGCTCCGACCGGGCAAACTTCGCATACCTCACCCTCTGTGCGGGACAATTCCCTTGCGTTGCAAGGAAGTTCACTCACGGGGTGGGAAGGGCGGAAACCGGCGTGGCTGTGCAAGAGGCGAGGCGGAGCGCGCACGGCGGTGGCTGCGGCTGCGGGGACTGCCCGCACGGGGCCCGGGAGGGGCACCGGCGGGCCGTGGCCGAGTTCCTGGCGAAGCGCGACGGATACGCCGCCGGGGAAGGGCTGCCCGGGGCGGTCGCGCACTCGGTGGGGGCCTCCCGGCAGTGGGTGTCCGACGAGCTGACCCAGTCCGCGCGCGCCGTGGCCGACCGGAGCCGGGAGGCGGGCGACGCCTGGCTGCACACCGTCCGGCGCAATACGCTGCTGGCCGTGTGGGGCGCGGTCGTCGTGCTCGCGTTCGTCCAGACGGCCACCGCGATCGGGGTGGGCTGGTCGCTCGCGCGTACGGCCGGACTGGTCGCCGCGGTGAGCGTCGCGGGGGCGCTGACC encodes the following:
- a CDS encoding Uma2 family endonuclease — encoded protein: MSAAPEHGLEPRYEWPIPPAGGWTADDLDRIPGLPPHAELIDGSLVLMSPQTRFHMRTMRLLENILLDQVPDDLDVDREMTIRIDAKNRPEPDILVFLAEGATGPRQTWHRPEDIVLAIEVVSEDSLERDRDVKPRKYAEAGVRHFWRVEEERGLPVVYSYERDPATQVYVPTGIHRERLVLKEPFPIEIDLTAVNRRRSAEG